The following are encoded in a window of Solibacillus sp. FSL R7-0668 genomic DNA:
- a CDS encoding ABC transporter ATP-binding protein, giving the protein MLARFFTYYKPHKRLFIIDFSSAVFVAILELLFPMAVKWFIDELLPTNDWGMITKISALLLLTYIISTVMNFIVNYLGHKLGVNIETDMRQQLFNHVQRQPYTFFDNMKTGHLMSRITNDLFDIGEFAHHGPEDLFIAIMTFIGAFTLMYNINGTLATIILIFVPFLIAVMYLSNKRMKKGWTVMYGEIANVNGRVEDSFSGIRVVKSFTNEEFEKKRFKEQNSLFRKAKIYAYKVMAGTHSSIYILTRLLTLVVLVVGAWLAYHNQLSYGEFASFILFTNVLIKPIDKISALLEMYPKGMAGFKRFCDLIDQEPSITDRPNAIEVDHLQGDIAFHNVSFTYADSKQVLNNISFNVKAGKTIAFVGPSGSGKTTISSLIPRFYDVTDGAITIDGHDIRDLTQHSLRKQIGTVQQDVFLFTGTIRENIEYGKLGASFEDIKAAAEQANLLEFIENLPDGFETEIGERGLKLSGGQKQRLAIARMFLKNPPILILDEATSALDTATERIIQQSLNDLAKNRTTLIIAHRLATIRDADYIFVVTPNGIEEQGTYEELVAKGGIFAGLHHA; this is encoded by the coding sequence ATGCTAGCAAGATTTTTTACGTACTACAAACCGCATAAGCGCTTATTCATCATCGACTTTTCCAGTGCGGTATTCGTCGCTATTTTAGAACTACTTTTCCCTATGGCAGTAAAATGGTTTATTGATGAGCTACTACCTACAAATGATTGGGGCATGATTACCAAAATCAGTGCGCTTCTATTATTAACGTATATTATCAGTACGGTGATGAACTTCATCGTCAACTATTTAGGCCATAAACTCGGGGTCAATATCGAAACGGATATGCGCCAGCAGCTATTCAATCATGTGCAGCGCCAGCCGTATACGTTTTTCGATAATATGAAAACCGGGCATTTAATGAGCCGCATTACGAATGATTTATTTGATATCGGCGAATTTGCCCACCACGGTCCTGAGGATTTATTCATCGCCATTATGACGTTCATCGGGGCATTCACACTGATGTACAATATTAACGGCACACTGGCGACCATCATTTTAATATTCGTTCCATTTTTAATTGCGGTCATGTATTTGAGCAATAAGCGCATGAAAAAAGGCTGGACGGTGATGTATGGGGAAATTGCCAATGTCAACGGACGCGTGGAGGACAGCTTTTCTGGCATTCGCGTTGTCAAATCCTTTACGAACGAGGAATTTGAAAAGAAGCGCTTCAAGGAGCAAAACTCCCTCTTCCGCAAGGCCAAAATCTATGCCTATAAAGTCATGGCGGGCACACATTCAAGCATTTATATTTTAACGCGCCTGTTAACATTAGTTGTACTCGTTGTGGGGGCTTGGCTCGCTTATCATAACCAGCTTTCTTACGGGGAATTTGCGAGCTTTATATTATTTACGAATGTGTTAATTAAACCAATCGATAAAATTAGCGCACTACTTGAAATGTACCCAAAAGGCATGGCGGGCTTCAAGCGCTTCTGTGATTTAATCGACCAGGAGCCGAGCATTACTGATCGTCCAAATGCCATTGAAGTGGATCATTTACAGGGGGATATCGCCTTCCACAATGTCAGCTTCACCTATGCGGACAGCAAGCAGGTGTTAAATAATATTTCGTTTAACGTCAAAGCCGGGAAGACGATTGCCTTTGTTGGTCCATCTGGCTCAGGGAAGACGACAATCAGCTCACTCATTCCGCGCTTCTATGACGTAACAGACGGCGCCATTACAATTGATGGGCACGACATTCGCGATTTGACGCAACACTCACTACGCAAGCAAATCGGAACGGTGCAGCAGGATGTATTCCTCTTTACCGGTACCATTCGTGAAAATATCGAGTATGGCAAACTCGGCGCCAGCTTTGAGGACATTAAAGCCGCAGCCGAGCAGGCAAATCTACTCGAATTTATCGAAAACCTACCAGACGGCTTCGAAACTGAAATCGGCGAACGCGGGCTGAAATTATCGGGCGGTCAAAAACAACGCCTTGCCATTGCGCGCATGTTCTTAAAGAACCCGCCAATTCTTATTTTAGATGAAGCGACATCTGCTTTAGACACAGCAACGGAGCGCATCATTCAGCAATCATTGAATGATTTAGCGAAAAAC